Proteins from a single region of Theobroma cacao cultivar B97-61/B2 chromosome 10, Criollo_cocoa_genome_V2, whole genome shotgun sequence:
- the LOC18586083 gene encoding LOW QUALITY PROTEIN: DEAD-box ATP-dependent RNA helicase 42 (The sequence of the model RefSeq protein was modified relative to this genomic sequence to represent the inferred CDS: inserted 1 base in 1 codon): MEDSEKRRHRERRDRDRDRDRERRRSEREKSSDSDREKEKHRERGRERKEREREKEKERERAREKERERDREKREREREREREREKRERERERERERKEEKEKGXRKSREREKRREYNSDDSKEERERHRKRRRRERDDDNNDDYKERESKLNREESPVRKKSGDDELEKEEKKSREEEMEDEQRKLDEEMEKRRRRVQEWQELRRKKEESEREKRGEGNAEDEETKVGKAWTLEGESDDDEVAPTKLETNMDVDENENSNSKPDSKGIGDAMMEDGDSDNGEDKMLVTQNGGNGISEEDDEIDPLDAFMNSMVLPEVEKLSNAVVVPPTTADDDKNGNLKKDKKDGLSNGGQQPKKGSNKALGRIIPGEDSDSDYGDFENDEEDLEDEDDDEFMKRVKKTKAEKLSIVDHSKIDYKPFRKNFYIEVKEISRMTPEEVAAYRKELELKLHGKDVPKPVKTWHQTGLTSKILETIRKLNYEKPMPIQAQALPIIMSGRDCIGIAKTGSGKTLAFVLPMLRHIKDQPPVVAGDGPIGLIMAPTRELVQQIHSDIKKFTKALGIRCVPVYGGSGVAQQISELKRGTEIVVCTPGRMIDILCTSGGKITNLRRATYLVLDEADRMFDMGFEPQITRIVQNIRPDRQTVLFSATFPRQVEILARKVLNKPVEIQVGGRSVVNKDITQLVEMRPESERFLRLLELLGEWYEKGKILIFVHTQEKCDALFRDLLKHGYPCLSLHGAKDQTDRESTISDFKSNVCNLLIATSVAARGLDVKELELVINFDVPNHYEDYVHRVGRTGRAGRKGCAITFISEDDARYAPDLVKALELSEQVLPDDLKALADGFMAKVNQGLEQAHGTGYGGSGFKFNEEEDEKRKAAKKAQAKEYGFEEDKSDSEDEDEGVRKAGGDISQQTALAQIAAMAAASKAGTALMQNPLSSAQLLPNAVLPVSLPGVLGVSMPGTAAVVPGSGLPGLANEEAARKAALQAALNLQHNLAKIQADAMPEHYEAELEINEFPQNARWKVTHKETLGPISEWTGAAITTRGQFFPPGRIPGPGERKLYLFIEGPTELSVKRAKAELKRVLEDFSHQSLQLPGGTQPGRYQVL, encoded by the exons ATGGAAGATTCAGAAAAGAGAAGGCATCGTGAGAGGAGGGATAGGGATAGGGATAGGGACCGAGAACGACGCCGTTCCGAGAGAGAGAAGAGTAGTGATTCGGAtagggaaaaggaaaagcatcgagagagagggagagagaggaaaGAGAGGGAacgagagaaagagaaagagagggaaagagcgagggagaaggaaagagagagggatagagagaagagagagcgTGAAAGAGAGCGGGAAAGGGAGCGGGAAAAGagggaaagagaaagagaaagggaaagggaaaggaaggaagagaaagagaaag agaggAAGTCGAGGGAAAGGGAGAAGCGGAGGGAATATAACAGTGATGATAGTAAGGAGGAGAGGGAGCGACATAGGAAGCGTCGAAGGAGGGAAAGAGATGATGACAACAATGATGATTataaggagagagagagcaagTTGAATAGAGAAGAGAGTCCTGTAAGGAAAAAAAGTGGTGACGATGAGTTGGAGaaggaggagaagaaaagcAGGGAAGAGGAGATGGAAGATGAACAGCGTAAATTAGATGAGGAGATGGAGAAACGGAGGAGGAGGGTTCAGGAGTGGCAAGAATTGAGGAGGAAGAAGGAAGAGTCAGAGAGGGAGAAGCGTGGGGAAGGAAATGCAGAGGATGAGGAGACTAAGGTTGGTAAGGCTTGGACTCTTGAAGGAGAATCGGATGATGATGAAGTAGCCCCAACAAAGTTGGAGACAAATATGGATGTTGATGAGAATGAAAACTCGAATTCTAAGCCTGATAGTAAGGGAATTGGAGATGCAATGATGGAAGATGGAGATTCTGACAACGGAGAAGATAAAATGCTTGTTACCCAAAATGGGGGTAATGGGATTTCAGAGGAGGACGATGAAATTGATCCGTTAGATGCTTTTATGAATTCAATGGTGTTACCTGAAGTTGAGAAGCTAAGTAATGCAGTTGTTGTTCCCCCTACAACTGCTGATGATGATAAAAATGGGAACTTGAAGAAGGATAAAAAAGATGGCTTGAGTAATGGGGGACAGCAGCCAAAGAAAGGTTCAAATAAGGCACTTGGGAGAATTATTCCTGGGGAAGATTCAGATTCAGATTATGGGGATTTTGAGAATGATGAAGAGGATTTagaagatgaagatgatgatgagttTATGAAAAGGGTAAAGAAGACCAAAGCTGAAAAACTATCAATTGTTGACCACTCAAAGATTGATTATAAACCGTTCaggaaaaatttttatattgaaGTGAAGGAGATCTCGAGAATGACACCTGAAGAAGTTGCTGCTTACAGGAAGGAATTGGAATTGAAGTTACATGGAAAAGATGTGCCGAAACCAGTCAAGACTTGGCATCAAACTGGACTGACTAGTAAAATATTGGAGACAATAAGGAAACTTAATTATGAGAAGCCAATGCCAATTCAAGCTCAGGCACTGCCCATAATTATGAGTGGTCGAGACTGCATTGGCATTGCAAAAACCGGGTCTGGCAAGACCCTTGCTTTTGTGCTACCAATGTTAAGGCATATCAAAGATCAGCCGCCTGTAGTAGCTGGAGATGGGCCAATTGGGCTCATTATGGCACCTACAAGGGAGCTTGTCCAGCAGATTCATAGTGACATAAAGAAGTTTACCAAGGCATTAGGAATCAGGTGTGTCCCTGTCTATGGAGGTTCTGGTGTTGCTCAGCAGATTAGTGAATTAAAGCGGGGAACAGAGATTGTCGTATGTACTCCAGGTAGGATGATTGATATACTTTGTACTAGTGGAGGAAAAATTACTAATCTGCGTAGAGCAACATACTTGGTTTTGGATGAAGCTGACAGAATGTTTGATATGGGTTTTGAACCTCAAATCACTCGAATTGTTCAAAATATTCGCCCTGATCGCCAAACTGTACTATTTTCTGCCACTTTTCCTCGCCAGGTTGAGATTTTGGCACGTAAAGTGTTGAATAAACCTGTTGAAATACAGGTTGGTGGGAGAAGTGTTGTGAACAAGGACATAACTCAGTTGGTTGAGATGAGGCCAGAAAGTGAAAGGTTCCTAAGATTGTTAGAACTTCTAGGTGAATGGTATGAGAAGGGGAAAATTCTGATTTTTGTCCACACCCAAGAAAAGTGTGATGCTTTGTTTAGGGATTTGCTCAAACATGGTTACCCTTGTCTATCACTTCATGGGGCCAAGGATCAGACAGATCGTGAATCCACCATTTCTGATTTTAAGAGCAATGTCTGCAATTTGTTGATTGCAACAAGTGTTGCAGCTAGGGGTTTAGATGTGAAGGAGCTTGAATTAGTGATTAATTTTGATGTTCCAAATCATTATGAAGATTATGTTCACCGTGTAGGTAGGACAGGTAGAGCTGGCCGGAAAGGCTGTGCCATCACATTTATCTCCGAGGATGATGCAAGATATGCACCAGATCTTGTAAAAGCTTTGGAACTCTCTGAGCAAGTTCTTCCTGATGACCTGAAAGCTCTTGCTGATGGCTTTATGGCAAAAGTCAATCAGGGGCTTGAGCAGGCCCATGGAACAGGTTATGGTGGAAGTGGTTTTAAATTCAATGAAGAGGAGgatgaaaagagaaaagcagCAAAGAAAGCACAAGCAAAAGAATATGGGTTTGAGGAAGACAAGTCAGATTcagaagatgaagatgaagggGTGCGGAAGGCAGGTGGTGACATCTCACAACAGACAGCACTTGCTCAGATAGCTGCCATGGCTGCTGCCTCAAAAGCTGGTACCGCTTTGATGCAGAACCCTCTATCATCTGCCCAACTGCTTCCCAATGCTGTATTGCCTGTGTCTCTTCCTGGTGTACTCGGTGTTTCGATGCCAGGTACTGCAGCAGTTGTGCCTGGGAGTGGGCTGCCTGGTCTTGCAAATGAAGAGGCTGCTCGCAAAGCTGCACTGCAAGCTGCTCTCAATTTGCAGCATAACTTAGCAAAGATTCAAGCTGATGCAATGCCTGAACATTATGAAGCTGAGTTGGAGATAAATGAATTCCCCCAGAATGCTCGATGGAAGGTTACCCACAAGGAAACTTTGGGCCCAATATCAGAATGGACTGGAGCTGCCATTACTACCAGGGGCCAATTTTTCCCACCTGGTCGAATCCCGGGACCAGGGGAACGCAAGCTTTACTTGTTCATTGAGGGACCTACTGAGCTATCTGTTAAGAGAGCTAAGGCAGAACTAAAACGTGTCTTGGAAGACTTCTCACACCAGTCCTTACAACTTCCTGGTGGGACTCAACCTGGCAGATACCAAGTTTTGTAG
- the LOC18586084 gene encoding triosephosphate isomerase, cytosolic produces the protein MGRKFFVGGNWKCNGTTEQVKKIVSTLNGGKVPSQDVVEVVISPPFVFLPLLKEALRPDFHVAAQNCWVKKGGAFTGEVSAEMLVNLSIPWVIIGHSERRLILKESNEFVGDKVAYALCQGLKVIACIGETLEQREAGSTVEVVAAQTKAIAAKVSNWADVVLAYEPVWAIGTGKVATPAQAQEVHSELRKWLQANVSPEVAASTRIIYGGSVTAANCKELAAQPDVDGFLVGGASLKPEFIDIIKSAEVKKNA, from the exons atgggaagaaaGTTCTTCGTCGGCGGTAACTGGAAATGC AATGGAACGACTGAACAAGTGAAGAAGATAGTAAGCACTTTGAATGGAGGAAAGGTGCCTTCTCAGGATGTTGTTG AGGTTGTCATTAGCCCTCCGTTTGTGTTCCTTCCTTTGCTAAAAGAGGCACTGAGGCCTGACTTTCATGTTGCTGCTCAAAATTGTTGGGTCAAGAAAGGAGGTGCTTTTACCGGTGAGGTTAG TGCGGAGATGCTTGTCAATTTGAGCATTCCTTGGGTCATTATTGGTCACTCTGAGAGGAGACTTATTTTGAAGGAGTCAAATGAG tttGTTGGGGATAAGGTTGCTTATGCACTTTGTCAAGGTTTGAAGGTGATAGCTTGTATTGGGGAGACACTTGAGCAACGTGAAGCAGGATCTACTGTGGAGGTTGTTGCTGCACAAACCAAAGCAATTGCAG CAAAAGTATCAAACTGGGCAGATGTCGTTTTGGCCTATGAGCCTGTGTGGGCTATTGGAACTGGGAAGGTTGCTACTCCAGCTCAAGCTCAGGAA GTACATTCTGAGTTGAGGAAATGGCTTCAAGCAAACGTCAGTCCAGAAGTTGCTGCATCAACCCGGATTATTTATGGAG GATCCGTCACTGCTGCAAACTGCAAGGAACTAGCAGCTCAGCCTGATGTTGATGGTTTCTTGGTTGGTGGAGCTTCATTGAAG CCGGAGTTCATTGATATTATCAAGTCTGCTGAGGTCAAGAAGAATGCCTAA